A portion of the Toxoplasma gondii ME49 chromosome VIIb, whole genome shotgun sequence genome contains these proteins:
- a CDS encoding hypothetical protein (encoded by transcript TGME49_264130), whose translation MSSSSKKSTHSGSSTSSSASKLDYLKKYMAKGGSDSGGTSGKKKRKGPGASEGSRETGFRLNDASEEVDVRAPARRRPGGSLAFNAAQFGRVLRPTVAGNGKAYAYQLEEGFDSEGSDEHQDKEDIVVVDADGRNVALNELQAKRVHAIVRDQEAREMGLPRDSGARGGGVLNLAERRREDAGPSRHEDSDWDDRGASRKKPASDVGEEVGKEKGIGESASSTVSGIKQENDIDLAVFNAPFERSQKPGVEGKGPNERLDVGEERPDLSPLRRRRNAGGSSEDRERSTERSRQDERGSLERGARDALSLASGKLHANALSTERQVVKRERKDMSPPRRWPPVSDGLSAEREREDLSPPRRRGTSREEGNSGSPGDVQRLRQGEDLSPPRRRPTPSSVPSQTTQLSCSSAFLDSHERRKSRSPERRTDRDLSPPRRRDGGSRNEMSGRESDSDKRGREEVQRRSESRGSKSTGLLTLDDYRASGIGTEKEPSLLTKDKLAREVVRQVVYRDRQGRIITEEEWLELQDQKRGKRRKKERSPPPELEWGKGLVQKEAREKQAQEDAKVAQQPLTRYDIDEEYDRNLQDRARWEDPMNQVPQKADESRATPAVPEQSKGKEHPKCPHDAPRNRFGILPGYRWDGVVRGNGYEDRRLKAINRKNLEARMAHMNNVADM comes from the exons ATGAGTTCATCTTCCAAGAAGTCGACTCACTCGGGATCGTCGACCTCTTCGAGTGCTTCGAAACTGGACTACTTGAAGAAGTACATGGCGAAGGGCGGGTCAGACAGCGGCGGAACatcggggaagaagaagaggaaaggccCCGGGGCCTCCGAGGGGAGCCGGGAAACGGGGTTTCGCCTCAACGACGCTTCGGAGGAGGTCGATGTCAGGGCGCCTGCTCGAAGGCGTCCTGGGGGCTCTCTAGCCTTCAACGCCGCCCAGTTTGGGCGCGTCCTTCGCCCTACAGTTGCAGGGAACGGCAAGGCGTATGCGTACCAGCTGGAGGAAGGTTTCGACTCCGAGGGGTCTGACGAACACCAGGACAAGGAGGACATCGTCGTCGTCGACGCAGACGGCCGAAACGTGGCTCTGAATGAACTGCAGGCGAagcgcgtgcatgcaattGTGCGAGACCAAGAGGCTAGGGAAATGGGCCTCCCTCGTGACAGCGGCGCTCGGGGCGGGGGCGTCCTCAACCTagccgagaggagacgggaaGATGCAGGACCAAGCAGACACGAAGACAGCGACTGGGACGACAGGGGCGCTTCCAGGAAGAAGCCTGCTTCGGACGTAGGCGAGGAAGTGGGGAAAGAAAAGGGCATAGGCGAATCTGCGAGTTCCACGGTTTCCGGAATCAAACAAGAAAACGACATCGACTTGGCGGTCTTCAATGCACCTTTTGAACGCAGTCAGAAGCCAGGAGTCGAAGGCAAAGGCCCTAATGAACGCCTCGACGTCGGCGAAGAACGCCCTGACCTGTCGCCActgcgacgcagacgcaacGCGGGGGGTTCGTCGGAGGACAGGGAACgctcgacagagagatcccgacaggacgagagaggaagcctAGAACGCGGCGCTCGAGACGCCTTGTCGCTAGCTTCTgggaaactgcatgcgaacgctttgtcgacagagagacaggtcgtcaagagggaaagaaaggaCATGTCTCCTCCCAGAAGGTGGCCGCCGGTGAGTGACGGGCTGTctgcagagcgagagcgagaggatttgtctccgcctcgaagaaggggaaccagcagagaagaaggcaactCGGGTTCTCCAGGAGATGTACAGAGGTTAAGGCAGGGAGAAGatctctcgccgcctcgacGAAGGCCTACGCCCTCTTCAGTGCCGAGTCAGACAACGCAactctcttgctcttccgcttttctcgactctcATGAGAGACGCAAATCCCGGTCGCCCGAGCGCCGCACTGACCGGGACCTGTCCCCGCCGCGAAGACGAGATGGGGGGTCGAGGAATGAAATGTCAGggcgagaaagcgacagcgaCAAACGAGGCCGAGAGGAGGTGCAGCGACGGAGTGAGTCTAGAGGCTCAAAGTCCACGGGGCTCTTAACACTCGACGACTACAG GGCGTCGGGTATagggacagagaaggagccAAGCCTTCTCACAAAAGACAAGCTCGCTCGGGAAGTCGTTCGCCAAGTGGTGTACCGTGACAGACAGGGTCGGATCATCACTGAGGAGGAGTGGCTCGAACTCCAG GatcagaagagaggaaagcggcGCAAGAAGGAGCGGAGTCCACCACCGGAGCTTGAGTGGGGCAAGGGTCTTGTGCAGAAGGAAGCCCGCGAAAAGCAGGCGCAGGAAGACGCCAAAGTTGCACAGCAGCCGTTGACAAG GTACGACATTGACGAAGAGTACGACCGAAACCTTCAAGACCGAGCTCGATGGGAGGATCCGATGAACCAGGTCCCTCAGAAAGCTGATGAGAGTCGGGCGACTCCAGCGGTTCCTGAACAATCAAAGGGAAAAG AACATCCCAAGTGCCCCCACGATGCACCGCGGAACCGTTTTGGCATCTTACCTGGCTATCGATGGGACGGTGTCGTTCGAGGAAACGGGTACGAGGATCGCCGTCTTAAG GCAATCAACCGGAAGAATCTGGAAGCGCGCATGGCCCACATGAACAACGTCGCAGACATGTGA